From a region of the Aigarchaeota archaeon genome:
- a CDS encoding aldehyde ferredoxin oxidoreductase family protein codes for MKAGGYANKLAWVDLANKKVEYQELDEGLARKYIGGRGLGVKLVYDKVKPGTDPLSPDNILVIAVGPLTGTLVPMSGRICAVTKSPLTDGVTDSHAGGWAGAALKWAGFDAIVLQNKSDKPVYLVVKDGNITFEDASQLWGKDLFTTTRMLRDKYGDTREVTKLGPTGIQVYAIGPAGENLCREACIGHDAGRFSGRGGTGAVMGSKKVKALVIIGSEKAIPKPANPEKFEEARRTALKHIQESPVTSPGKGGLSVYGTSVLVNTVNELGAFPTRNAKQVQFEFAYFISGENQRGTILKETPTCHACPVHCKRLTEVTDGKYKFKSEGVEYETCWSLGAMVGVGHIEGVAYLNYLANYYGLDTISLGVTLATACEATEKGYIPEAEGVRFGDVDKLADFIRKIALREGIGNLFAEGGYRAAQALGDVDISMTVKKQGIPAYDPRGLRGFILGYATSNRGACHLRGYTPASEILGIPYKTDPLALEGKVDLVIMLQNLFAFIDSLDICKFSSFAYTVEDYAALTAGMTGWDITPEEVMKIGERIWNLERYYNQLNGFDRKDDTLPKRLVVEPAASGPAKGWRITWETFNKLLDEYYEKRGWTKDGKVPEKKLRELGII; via the coding sequence GTGAAAGCAGGAGGTTATGCCAATAAACTTGCTTGGGTTGACTTAGCGAATAAGAAGGTCGAGTACCAAGAACTTGATGAGGGCCTAGCGAGGAAATATATAGGTGGTAGAGGGCTAGGCGTAAAACTTGTTTATGATAAAGTTAAGCCTGGTACCGATCCACTCTCACCCGACAACATATTGGTCATAGCCGTAGGACCCTTAACGGGTACACTTGTGCCGATGAGCGGAAGAATCTGTGCTGTTACGAAGTCGCCACTCACAGACGGGGTTACAGACAGTCATGCAGGCGGCTGGGCAGGAGCTGCTTTAAAGTGGGCAGGCTTCGATGCGATTGTACTTCAGAACAAGAGCGATAAACCAGTCTATCTCGTGGTGAAGGACGGAAATATAACTTTTGAGGATGCGTCACAACTATGGGGCAAGGACCTCTTTACGACGACGCGTATGCTAAGGGACAAGTACGGAGACACACGCGAGGTAACGAAGTTAGGACCCACAGGCATTCAGGTATATGCTATAGGTCCAGCCGGCGAGAATCTCTGTAGAGAGGCTTGTATAGGCCATGACGCTGGCAGGTTTAGTGGAAGAGGCGGAACAGGCGCTGTCATGGGTTCGAAGAAGGTCAAAGCCCTCGTCATAATCGGCAGTGAGAAAGCTATACCAAAGCCTGCAAACCCGGAGAAGTTTGAGGAGGCCAGGAGGACTGCACTGAAGCACATACAGGAAAGTCCTGTAACCTCGCCAGGAAAAGGAGGTTTGTCTGTTTACGGTACGAGTGTACTAGTTAATACCGTAAACGAGTTGGGAGCGTTTCCGACTAGGAACGCAAAACAGGTGCAGTTCGAGTTTGCTTACTTTATAAGCGGAGAGAACCAGAGAGGTACCATACTAAAGGAGACGCCGACTTGTCACGCATGTCCAGTACACTGTAAGAGGCTGACCGAAGTTACGGATGGCAAGTACAAGTTCAAGAGCGAGGGCGTTGAGTACGAAACTTGCTGGTCACTCGGTGCAATGGTGGGTGTCGGCCATATAGAGGGAGTTGCATACCTCAACTATCTTGCAAACTACTACGGTCTCGACACTATAAGCTTGGGTGTAACGCTAGCTACTGCATGCGAGGCTACCGAGAAGGGCTACATACCCGAGGCGGAGGGTGTCAGGTTCGGCGACGTCGACAAGCTGGCTGACTTCATAAGGAAGATAGCGTTAAGAGAGGGAATAGGCAACCTATTTGCCGAGGGAGGGTACAGAGCAGCTCAGGCGCTGGGCGATGTAGATATATCTATGACGGTAAAGAAGCAGGGTATACCAGCTTACGACCCGAGGGGACTTAGGGGATTCATACTTGGTTATGCTACCTCCAACAGGGGTGCATGTCATCTAAGAGGCTATACACCGGCATCCGAGATACTGGGCATACCTTACAAGACTGACCCACTTGCCTTGGAGGGCAAGGTTGACCTTGTAATAATGCTCCAGAACCTGTTCGCCTTTATAGATTCCTTAGACATATGTAAGTTCTCCTCCTTCGCTTATACCGTAGAAGACTACGCAGCCCTGACCGCTGGTATGACCGGCTGGGATATAACTCCTGAGGAAGTCATGAAGATTGGAGAGAGAATCTGGAACTTGGAGAGGTACTACAACCAGCTAAACGGCTTTGACAGAAAGGACGATACGTTACCGAAGAGGCTCGTCGTAGAACCTGCAGCCTCAGGACCGGCCAAGGGTTGGAGGATTACTTGGGAGACTTTCAACAAGCTCTTGGACGAGTATTATGAGAAAAGAGGATGGACGAAGGACGGAAAGGTACCGGAAAAGAAACTACGTGAGCTAGGCATAATTTAA